The DNA sequence gtagcagccgatggagccataaCCATTggcgatcctggctgatgatagacagggcccacataattcggtggcaattgttcttctttgaaagttctagccatggcattgaaaaccgtattggacagcacaccagcttggttgatcaaggcacggttgatagcattatcgaccatgtcttggagtttaccagaaTTGGCGTCAAAAGTGACCTGCCGAGGGGTcggcagtgcttctttctggatcacctcatcgctcgtgttgatgctgaaggacctcaaacattgctgcttgtaatcctccatggctttcgcaatagcttgcttctgctcatccttgagattggcttccgtcacggggataacgttctcctgatcgaactcggtagtcgacatgtcgatcttgatgttgattctggtcccaccaggcgtgccaaaagatgtgttgatgcaaaagctggatctgcaaacacaaagggctaatacccgattcgaacgttaaggcgtgccagccgatttgaccttactatcggcaaaggtgataactcgaatactttggtcccgacaacagcgatgcgcccggatgccacggccaagaggtattcatacggaactcgagaatacgccgagcttaagtcgacgaactcctaaaaactcgtaatgaaaaggaaaaatatgacgtagtcgtcgaaaagtagatgctggaatatgagtaaaaacttgtgtttgattgagtgATCGATTCatagattacaaggtcctaaggtctacatttataccctgctcaaagagctacaatcagacacgactaagactcgaattccaaattaaacagaacccgtatacaaaacgatctaaataactaaggaaaacacaaaactattaACTCATGATCGACCAAGACACTGCCATGGATCAATCAGCAACTCCCGCGGAGCTATCGGCAATCTTCCTGCTATCGCCAACGGCAAACATTGATGCTGGCTATCGGTTAGGAACGCGCCACCACTCCCTGACTTAGCCATACTCAatcgtcccttcatcggcaatcttcctcatcggcaactctcctgcagaccagttaccgttgccttatcttgccgatctacaccctaccgatcctggatacgtgcccaaaaacggtgtcaacagcatCTTTTCATTCAAGGCcgtttcaaaaatttgaattttaaatttggaaaattaaatgtagttactctcatcttcaataaaccacattatgtatgtattcgtacttgtttatcggtttgagtatgtttatatacttatattaagatactctagatcttactacgcaaaattttttcaaagaaatctatattttttaaaatattattaaaatgACACTACTGTAGtttatataataagtataaccacataCTCTATCTTAACATACATACTATCTTAAATggtttagtatgatcatatacttcgtcTACATACACTTCATCGGACCATATACGCCCTAAATGTAGAGATATACTCATGGGAGTAACTACTAATGGGAGTAAAaaggaattatatatatatatataattatatatagAGTTTTAAAAGGTACATTTTAGCATATACGTACATTATTGCCATTGTATTTTCTAGAGTTTGTAAGAAGAGGCTCCCCATTTTTGCGGTgcatagagcaactccaacctaactcctaaacaagtccctattctaaatctagGGACTTGAGCCAAAAAAactcaactccaacccacctcctacttGGGCTCCCATTTTCCATGCTCTCCTAAATTTCAGCCCCTCACATCTAGAACCTCCTATcctacttgtttaggaggtgggttggagttgagtCTTAATTTGAGCCTCTactttttttttatcatagcatgtaaataaaaatttaagggCTTAATTTAGGGATTtaggctggagttgctctaatatgCCATGTAAAAAACAGCAGgagtaaaataatatttttgtaCGTCCATTATGGAGCTGCTAACAGTATGCAGTGGTAACTAACCTTGGCACCCGCCGGCGAGGTAAGGGTTGCCGTCGTAACCATGGTCGCAGTAGCACGTGTAGCCTTGGTGGACCCAGGCCTGGCAAGAgctgtgctcactcttgcagaCCATGCGTTGCACGTCTTGTGTGCAAGCCGTCATGCATGCTGCCTTGCGGCAACGCCGGCGGCAAGCCCTGCTTGACCCCGAACTCGAGGAGAAGAGGGACCTCCTTGAATCCGTCCACCCACTGTGCCAAGTCGTCGATCCACCCATACGGCGTGACGAACACGGTTACAGGCTCCTGAGTCTGCTCGAAGGTGTGGTTGCCACTATAGAGCCACCTGACCTGAGCTGCTTTGGGCACGCCGCCAGAAATGAGGGACGCCACGCAGCATCTCGATGTACCGGTGCAGTACCTTTCCTTGCCGTACAATTTCTGTAGGAAGTACAAGGAGGCACAACCGCTGACGATCTTGGTGGTTTCTTCCCCGACGACGTCCGCGGAAAGCGTCGCCATCACGTTGCATCCGAAGACGACGAGCTCGTTTCGGGACGACAGCAGGTAGCCGTGCTCCCTGAAGCCGCGGCCGAAATCGAGCGAGGCGTTCCAGCCGTCGTCAGAGGTGAACAAGTCGCCGGTTATGTTTATGATGGGGCCTGCGCGTACCACCCGCACCGTGTTGTTGGCGAGGAATATCGCGGTGACCCTGAGGGTGCCGTCGCCGAGCAGCAGCCGCGGCGGACTGTGGTTGGTGTCGCAGGTGAGGTTGAGCCCCGGCCGGCCAGTAGCAGTGGGAGGGCCCGAAGCCGAAGGGGTACGGCACGCTCACGGCGCCGCAGGTAGTGTTGCAGCCGGGCTGGCCGATTGGCGCCGGTAGCAGCGGCGCAGCAGCTGCTGCCGCAGAGAGCGGCAacgccatcatcaccatcagcacCACCGCCGCAGCTGGTACTAGCACAGCTGCAGAGGTCGTCGGCGCCATTATGGAGTTATGGTGAACTTTTACACTGCTTCTATActgcctactactactactactacttatTACGTACGTCGATTTTCTATGGTGACCGGCGGCAAGGCACGCGCACCCTGATGATGATGAGCTCTGCGGGCTGCTCCCTACCTGGCGATGCAATCTATTTACTGCTGCTATGCTGCCATTGTGCTACAATACAATAGAGATCTTTGCATTGCGAGCACATAGGGCCGGATGACCTAGCTATATATACATTCAATATGGATTTATGGACTCGATCGATACCTGCAGCCTCGCGGGTTCCCGGAAATGGGCGAACGTGTTCCTATCGATCGACGACAGATGTGTCACCAACCACTCGCGTGCAAGCACGAGGCTGCCTCCGTCCTGCATCGCCATCTGCGCGCTTAACTTATTTAGTTGGTGTCTAAACAAATCGGGTGTCCTGACTACTCCATTGGCTGCAGCCGCATCGACCATGTTTAGGTACCCAACTTCACGCTGACGCTGGTACATTATTGGCTGGGCATGACAAGGTACCTGCGGCGATTACTTCCCGGATAAAAACAAAACAAGGGTACAGTCAAGAACTTTAGGGCGTTAGGTATGCATGTGAATGGTGACCACGAGAAGACCTCGGTCGTGATCATCCTAATTAATTAACCCTAGGCTTCCTCACTATTAGGAATATGCCCCTAGAGgtaatcaactaatcatagatatGATGGTATTATAATTGTATtcatgacatatattatgagttcgATGAATATCTATAATAGATAAACTTGTATCGATtaacaattatgtgaattgtttgtgaaactcttttacttgtaaAGTTGTCCCTGATTAGAGTTCGTGCGAGGACACATATGAATATTAGATGAACACttgtattagttgatgactatgtttcacaagtcatagacataaagatgtcaaactaataatgtgggcacatgtatgatATGAGGCTAGACTGACCCAACGtgagatgttcttattatctctttatGCATCATGTACCTAGACCTGAGATTGTTGTATGTTCTCAAGATGTAAAACgacctacttagggactattaaaTGCTACTCCGTAACagggtagttataaaggtggtGTTCGGGTTTGTCGGAGGAAACATGCTGTGAGACATAGATAatcaagatggaacttgccTCTCTCTatgagagagatatcactggatcactcaagtgattggatcaacaaatgcatggccgtgcgtgggttaagtgttaacccacgagttggaccaaataacgtgtggcaagggaataacatgtCTATGTTTGCAGTGGTTCGTCTAATATGATCTTTGCGtgcgtataggagttgtcacgCCTTGCTAAAGGCCGCTGTCAACTATTAGGCGAGTAAGGAGTACTCGGCCCATGTTCATATGTACGTGAACCATAGGGTCGCACGCTTAAGGGGCTTGAAGCCTAATTTGGGTTGGACCcaaattagacaaggcttagggttttCTAATTGGGCCTCCAACTCGGGATTGATTGGAGGACGCCTAtataagagagggagggggcgcGGCTAGGGTTAACTCACGCCATTAGGCAACTGTCGTTGCTCACCCACGCTCGCACATATTGCTCCTCGCGGACCTAGCAGTCTAGAGGTGTGACGCTTTTTCTCTGCACGTGTGGGATACCTCAGAGGTGCTATGTTTGGAGCACAAGGACGAACCGCGCAAGAGGGATTGACGTGGTGGACGACCACACAACTGCATGACACTGCTACTACGCGCACGACTACATTGAGTCGCTTCCGCTGCACCTGCACATCTAGTGGTAATCCCATGATCTATAACTAGCAGTTGATCCTGTTTTATGAGGACGAAATTTTTGTTTTCTGGCTAGCGTAGCGTCCTCATAATCTTTTAGTGGTATCAAAGTCGTTACTGTATTGTTATAGATTCGATTGGATACATATAGAGATATATGCAGCTTTCGATGAGTCTCTGATCTTAGTTTGCTATGCTAGTATTGTAACAATCTACTAATTCCACCATCCGAGTTAAGTGATACATGTAAACCCAGTCATGACAAAATAGAGATCAATCAGATTGATCTAATTAAACCCTAGGTCAAGTGTCGGGCGCATATGATGCGCGGCGGTAGTAGATAGGATCTACTGCCGGGCACGAGATTGACATGAAGAGTGTTGTTCGGTAAAACAACCGTAGTTTTTGATCCGTAACTCGGATTGAGACGATCTCTAAACGAAAATCATAGAGAAAAATTTACATCTGATTCTCCACTGTGAAACTATGTTTGGCAAAATTAGAATTGCAAAAAGGCCGAGAAAATAGAGTTTTTGGCCCTGCAAGTTTAGACGTCCAAATCGGTTAACTCTGTTTTGTAGGGATTCATGACTGGTATAGCCCTTATATGTATGTGATTCATGTATGTAATATATTTATGGCTTGCATGTCATGAAAATGACAATATGGTTGGAGCCACATAGATATTGTCCATCTGATGTAATGGCCTGCGTCCCAATCTGTGATGATCCTACCCGTGACTATGTAATTTTAATTCACTGCCTTGCGTTAGTGATAGCTAGTCTTGGTGGAATCATTACTGGAGGATGGCACACATGGatcatggagatggagatcaCCATCATGAACAAATACATGGAGATGGAGATTCCCAAAGTGATAATGGGCTATACCAAGTCATATCTATGTTAGTGTCGTTCTTACTATGTTCTACTTTCATTTGCGATGATGTTTTTGTCTACATGCGCGCGGTAGTGAAGTAGAACGATCCCTCAACAATTTTAAGTTACATGCTCCCCCAAACCTTGCACTGTCATATGTCTTGTACAATCGgtggtaggtctatgaaattaggGTGCCACTGGTTTTTCTTGACTAGGCAGGTTCGTATCAGATACTTTACTGCATGCATGTAGAAAGGTTGGTTTCTTGAACAAAAGCCATTTACGTTTAGGGACCTTGGAGCATAAGTAGTTGGACAACACAAGCATAGAGATGGCACCCCAACAACAAGAGTCATATGGTTTCTTGAACAAAAGTCATTTACGTTTAGGGACCTTAGAGCATAAGTAGTTGGACAACACAAGCATAGAGATGGTACCCCAACAACAAGAGTCATATGTGATATGATTCTGACCTACCATGTCTACTAACAGTGATGCTAAATAATGCCTGCAAAATAGAAGGATTAGACGCTATGGTATATCTTCTCGAACTTCCAACATTTGGGGTGAACCATAAGAAATGACATTCATATATATGATATAAGGCAGCCATATTATCATCAGCTAACTGAAAAATGATGCAAATCAAGCAATAAAATTCTCGAACTTCCAACATTTGAAGCATAAAAAATGACATGTAGATATATGATACGCATCAACATAATCAATACCAGGCATATAGGAGTAGAACTAGGGAGGATCTGAATCGTTAATCAGGATATCAAATCCCTCACCTTCGGTCATCCTGGTGGACTGCACGTCGGTGCTCGGACGTTGTGCCGGTGCCGCTATCGCGCTAGCCGCTGGGTGCTCCACGGCGGCCCCTTGTGAATTCCCTCAGTCGGCCGCCGCCTAGATCCGACAGCCACAAGGAGTCCCAAGCCAGCAGCAGGCCCCCGGCGCCCCCACATGGCCGCCAACCATGTCCCCAACACCTGTCTTGCCGCTTCTCGCCGAGAGAGGAGCACTGCCCCCTATCGCCTTCGCTGCCTGGGCTGAAGAACGAAGAGGTGAGATTGGGGATTTGGGAGCCGCAAGTAGCGAGCCTGGGTGGATGCGCCACCACAAATTCTCTTATTCGTGTGTGGGAGAATGAGGGAGCTGTGGTGGGAGAGGATAAGATTGGAAAATTTTTAAGGTAAGGGACGATTTTGAGGTTTGTTGCCGCCTAGGCCTGTGAAACTCAACGGCGTGAGCGACGAAAATTTAGACACAGAGTGTGTGTTGGATCTATGACCATCAAACCATGATGAAACCTTAAGCGGTCATCATAGGTTTAGCACCTTAGAAATAAATCATCACAAATTATAGCATTCTATGATGATTTCTGAAAAGGCCATCTCTAAACCGTCACGTATCGGGGTATTTCTTGTAGTGATTCTTATAGCTATAGTTTTCCAAACGGGCCAGGCCCGCTGGGCTGGAACGGGCACGGCCCGAGAAAACACGGCCCGAGCACGGCCCAGGCACGCTAGCACCGTGCCCGTGCCTGGCACGGCACGCCAATGGGCCGTGCCTGTGCCGAGAATCCAGCCCGTGGGCTGGCACGAGGCACGGCACGGAATATAGCCTGGCCCGCTAGCGGCACGGCTCGTGTAATACCAGCCGTCCGATCTGTAACCCTAACAAACtgcagccgttggatcaaagCCGGTTGGAGGGATGTATAAAAGGCGTCGGGGCCACACTCCCCTCACATCCCCCTAACCCTAATTCATTTCACCCCGGCCGCCGCGACCGCGAGTCTTCTCGAGCCGCGCGGGGTGGCGGCGCGAGCTCGGCGTGGCGAGCGGCGGCGCGAGCGGCAGCACGAGCTCGACGTGGGGGTGGCGGCACCGCGCTCGTCGGGACGACTCCGTGTGGCACGCGTCCTTGGGCGCGGCGAGCAGAGCTCAGAGCTCACACgctacgacgacgacggcgcggcGAGCAGCTCCGGCCACGTGACGACCACGTCGCGACATGTGCAGCGATGGCGCTCGTCTGGGATGCGACCCCCGACGACGACGTCTCCAGCGCCCGTGGATGGGGATGcgacctcgacgacgacgacgaacacGAGCGCTGGACGCGGTGACAGTGCCACACCCTCGGCCTCGAGTGCTGCGGGCCGTCACGAGGCACGCCGGGCTGCCGTGCTAGCCGGCACGACACGGCACGGCCAACCGGGCATAGGGCCGTGCCTGGGCTAGGGGCTGGGCACGCCGGCACTATAGGGACGGCACGGCCGGGCCGCCGGGCCGCATAGTGCCGTGCCGCGCCGTGCCGTGCCTGGCCGTGCCCGTGTCCGTGCCGTGCCAGGCGGCACGTTTGGAAAACTATACTTATAGCAGTGAAGGGCGTGCGGGACATGCATCGATAGGAATTATGGAACCACATATGTTTTTGTAACACGTCTTTAGTGAGGAGCTTAATACAGATCACTATTATGATAGTCTAGTGTGTATTAGTTTGCTTACCGTAGACGCGTCTAGCACTAGTACAGAGAggtactatacaggcggttcgcAACCTATTTCTACACTGCGCTGttggcctgtggaaataaacttttccacaggcgggtaacttagaaatctatttctacaggcggtttaatTATGCCACCCGTCTGTAAAaatctttttataaaaaaatacaaaatcgaAGACCCACACACTTCACGAACGGTGGGATTTGAACCTAACACCTCGCCCTTGcgcgtagcctcctctaccactccacctataactatattagagtttagttccccacatattatcctaaaccgagcatatattgattatttaaggCCCTAAATGGAttccaatggaaaagttgtcaactacaaagtttcataacttttctacatccgaggtcatttacaaaatttgaatttcaaatttgagaaattcaaacgtagttttcaaCGACAAgataatttcaaatgaaaaaattatcaactacaaagtttcataacttttcgagatctacaactttcattttgatggttttttcaagcgaggtcatttgaaaaactcaaaaaacgaaatttcaaattatttctacaggcggatttcttaagaaactagctatagaaatatgatttttacaggcgatttcttaggagaaccgcctatagaaatacatgatttctataggtggttttgttaggaaaaccgcctgtaaaaattgattttcacaggcggtttttgAGTTGGTccctccaattttttttttacaggcgttctttaattgaaaccgcctgtaaaaattaaaTTTCACCGTCAGCGTAGAGCTTCTATGTACTAGTGTAGGCTTATTACAGACCCGTCTATAGCCCACAGATCTCATGTCTCAGATTACAGATATATATGCACAGATCACACGTGTAAAACCcaaaaatttgattttcaattaaataggattaattGGATTTATTTGTGTATTATTGTGAGCATTTAATTAGcacataaatatttttttgttgaAGTTAAAAATTCCTCATAAGGTTAGTAACAtatttttgcattcatgcttggcattattttattttgtgttgtGTGGTTTTGTTCAAATTCAGTTTTGAATTCAAATTCTACTGAAAATggtttgaaaataaaaaaaattggaagaTAGAGATTACCCTCGGCCGTTTGGCCAGTCCAGTTTTCGGCCCAGGACCCAGCTAGCAGCCGAGCCCAGCTCTTCCTTGCCATGGCCCAGCAGCGGCCCAAGCCGCGCACTCCCCCCATCTCCTCCTTTTCTCCCGCTGACAGCCCGGTCCCACACGGGAGTGAtactctcttcttcctcctggAGTCGGCTGCGAGCAGGACACTCCTTAGAGAGCAAATCCGATCCCGAATCCTCTGGGATTCCTTGCCTAACCCATATCGAGCACCTTATAAGCCTTTGGTGATCACCCGCGACCCCCTTTTTCTTCTATTCCACGCCAGAAGTCGCTCTAGCCCTAAAAACCTTGCTATGGGATTTCGCTGAGCCTCCGGTTCCACTCGCCGCTGCAAGGCTCGCGTTTCTACTTCTTCTCTGCACGAACCAAGAGCCTAGGTGAGTTCGTGGTGAGCTTCTCCACCCCATGGTTGTTTTCTTTCCCTTTTTGGTGCTCTGAACCGTCGGTTCGACGAACTCCGGTGAGGCCAACAATGCCGCTGCCGCTGGAGACCCTATTGCGGTGGCCGGCGGCCGCTCCCTCCCCTAGATCATTTTCCGTCCGTTCGATCTAGATCCAATGGCTATTaatagaagataccccttcggctgcAATTTTTGCTAAAATGACCCCCTAGAACTCGGGAATCCAACCCATAGTCAAAAACACATTTCAAAAATACGTCTCCTCAGATTTGAAAACATAAAAATGTTTACTcacattcaaaatacgttttcagtattttcaaaattcctaCTGAATTTGTTTtagtcataaaatatttgttttaactccgtttgaccccttcaaattgcgttagattagttctacgagatctacatgttagtaaccttGGTTCACCAGTTagcaactttttaattttgtgaccctatttaattaatttcttttctaaagaaaattcatatcttctacatTTTAGTTTCGATTTtttttgtgatctttacgtctgtgtgatcgtagcgatgcgtagaatcattttataaacctttcttattgttgttactgttggtgtacggttctaattatagctttgtttgcttcatgtatgttggtCCGATTGCTTTTGTGTTGATGTTTGGtgatcgagtatagacggtTAGTAGtactttggtgatcaagatcagtacCCTAACGACAGAAGAATCAGCAAGAGCAGCAGGAAaatctttgatcaaggcaagtatagcatttgagtTTTttctttctgtgaccatgatcttgtgacttgattaatgtttaagcaacaaatgataaaaatgactttttagcaacttcagGATTTGTGTGTAAGCGGTTACCCGGGATTGACAGTGTAACCATGAGGGCtctaatggctctggctttagtcaagtatgagtaacttttcgagcttgttagaggttacccatgtggcgctaatgggggatagcagaacCTGGATCCCTACAGAATCACACGGACTAACTAATGAAACGAAACGACCCTAACTTATTCGAccaacctttgaaagacttcatagtgatccctaccgaccttccttggtagtgggttaagaggctgttCACCTTGGGTGAAagtgtaaatcatgactcataggtaaagatgtacaacctctgcagagtgtttaaactggtatactagccgtgcttatggacacgagcggccttggggacatttaCATTAAAGATGATGACttttgttatgttattatgctcattgtttattgtttaatgctctacattatttatgccgcgttgatcatgagattctaggatctatacaatctagttactATAATTGTGgaattcgacatggactcactcttgctattttcccaCACCTTAGGAGAagctttaggcttgtgatcaactagtcagtttggatcctgtagagtgaagttaatacccgaagtttggagttatcttcctgttgatatttgttaacgccatcaggaaatgatccgcaagcgcacggatatcggtgagcacttcacccgggaggttatccagagtatcgtatttatatttttaccaccgggagaaaagcgtgcatctgactaagtctattgctactacctttaggcaacaaagaatgtgactcgatgtgagcgatgtatagagaagactacaaccgtagtctcgttctaaccttggtaaggatgatctactattctattggggaggctcacggaatctagacaccacagaggatgttcgacccacacctataaacccaacccatcctgctaacgagatgtgggctgcaaaggtaactcggaaatgtcacgttccttgctactaccatggtccagctagtcaagggatatctatgagtaccctagcccaaacaccacgtttgcgCTAGCAataattactctaaactcaaccggaagagattaaagtaaactcataaaccaaagaacaataaagcaagaacttactagaatttagaagtcgaattactgaagaatcctaggagcaagcctcgggttaggagaacttgatcccgcaggtacaacctcggagtagacaccgacaggccgggcttcctccgatctacacctccactctatctctctcaatctagtcgatctagtctactctcacattggatgctaagccctaagtctatttagaggaaaggttatccttcgagggcacctctcaactctatgatgaacttgttctcctccagcggccagggggtctgcttatatagtcccctcaagtgaatctgggccgtcggatcaaaccgacattgattgaacggttatccttgatcctttaggtcggtggagcgtaatccgcgagacgggtcctgattggactctgcaccagggctggcgcccaaggggggagggcgggcgccctgcccccgggcccgatcaccttctcgttcgttcccgcggcttctggagtcttctagatgatagaaaattgcacaacacgttaatatctttatgtaaacccgacgtgtgggcctttctcccatatttcctgataaccccctgcagaaatagacaaacaccaaaactcgtggaattctatcaaataaaaccctaagtctcggtgttggttgcatttggatccttttctttatttatttgatgattatatttggtacttaaggactgtcaacaactctcccaagcttagctcttgctcgtccctgagcaaggatgaactcaagagtttctgtagtggtttcatgccttaaaagcacacatgcgttcaagcaagatctcatctctgagctagaataaactgttaagatttaaaacttactcattttacctttcaccatggggcttgcaaccgtcacttgtgtcttgagcagttaaaagatagaacggtcaagtcaagcgccatgtctctagttctttgattaactatagctctggagtttttgtagattttcaaataaaactcagagattccttgtatgactctctcaaatctctcttttgtggtatttctggatcctttctaaggtagtaatggtatatgccttctctcaaagtatgtggtatttttggtatgaggcatagtgatattgccttctctctcaccctactctaataaggttttgatatctggagctcataggtgggagacagataatacatacttacaagacatttattgcatagtcaaaccatggatccaaaaaaacaagtcaataagtcaaatcaagatgtgcatgtggggcgagtgaatggtgtatggtgatgatggtgataacaatggtgaaagtctaattctacttttgctctttttagggatacatacctttcttgcactttgaagtttttttaggagaatgagatgctctatattttatttttctctcaggtgggtatcttgtacccctaattctactgtcggacacttgtccatttttacatctcgtctcactttttcttttcttcgaggttccgggcagttgcccctttttatttcctcgtatcctttctcttttttttagagtactcatcctcctggaataatatagcaagtggcagtaaccaaaatatctc is a window from the Sorghum bicolor cultivar BTx623 chromosome 5, Sorghum_bicolor_NCBIv3, whole genome shotgun sequence genome containing:
- the LOC110435855 gene encoding uncharacterized protein LOC110435855, coding for MAMQDGGSLVLAREWLVTHLSSIDRNTFAHFREPARLQHNGSIAAVNRLHRQVGSSPQSSSSSGCACLAAGHHRKSTCASTSCGGGADACRTPSASGPPTATGRPGLNLTCDTNHSPPRLLLGDGTLRVTAIFLANNTVRVVRAGPIINITGDLFTSDDGWNASLDFGRGFREHGYLLSSRNELVVFGCNVMATLSADVVGEETTKIVSGCASLYFLQKLYGKERYCTGTSRCCVASLISGGVPKAAQVRWLYSGNHTFEQTQEPVTVFVTPYGWIDDLAQWVDGFKEVPLLLEFGVKQGLPPALPQGSMHDGLHTRRATHGLQE